From the Roseibium salinum genome, one window contains:
- a CDS encoding acyl carrier protein, translating into MKQTIRTLLAKHGNLPVAIDSVGDGADLYDAGLSSFASVQVMLALEEEFDIEFPEQFLNRKSFSSVEAIEAALSEILKEQAA; encoded by the coding sequence ATGAAACAGACTATTCGGACCCTCCTGGCGAAACACGGTAACTTGCCGGTTGCTATAGATTCCGTGGGCGACGGAGCAGATCTTTACGATGCAGGCCTGTCTTCCTTTGCATCGGTCCAGGTCATGCTCGCCCTGGAAGAAGAATTCGACATCGAATTTCCGGAGCAATTCCTCAACCGCAAGTCCTTCTCTTCCGTGGAAGCGATCGAAGCGGCTCTGAGCGAAATCCTCAAAGAGCAGGCGGCCTGA
- a CDS encoding cytochrome b has product MAESDARYGLTARIIHWLTAILVLAMVPAGLTMIRISSGPLQNQLFDFHRSVGVVLMVLTVIRLGYRLTHKPAPLPAEMPLWQQYAAKSTHAFLYGFLLVNPFIGWVATSAYGAQISVFGLFTMPAIVEKNRELSEQLFTVHETLGLLFTAAVLMHIGAALYHGIVRRDGVLSRMI; this is encoded by the coding sequence ATGGCTGAGAGTGACGCACGCTATGGCCTGACGGCACGCATTATTCACTGGCTGACGGCAATCCTGGTTCTGGCCATGGTGCCTGCCGGACTGACCATGATCCGGATCAGCAGCGGTCCGCTACAGAACCAGCTTTTCGACTTCCACCGATCGGTCGGTGTCGTGCTGATGGTCCTGACGGTCATCCGTCTGGGATACCGTCTCACGCACAAGCCTGCGCCCCTGCCGGCCGAAATGCCGCTTTGGCAGCAATATGCGGCCAAGTCGACCCACGCCTTCCTCTATGGCTTTCTGCTGGTCAATCCGTTCATCGGCTGGGTGGCCACCTCCGCCTATGGAGCGCAGATCTCCGTCTTCGGCCTTTTCACCATGCCCGCGATCGTCGAGAAGAACCGCGAGCTTTCGGAGCAACTGTTCACGGTTCACGAAACTTTGGGACTGCTGTTCACGGCCGCCGTCCTGATGCATATTGGCGCGGCCCTCTATCACGGCATCGTGCGCCGGGACGGCGTGCTGAGCCGGATGATTTGA
- a CDS encoding class I SAM-dependent methyltransferase, whose product MSGFSSQWLALREPLDLAARNGDVEAAFLDRLPAGPVRILDLASGAGSTPAALDDKFRQRACWLLSDHDPDLLEVAGLRWREAAPGRVALRQVDLASDLETLPFADVDAVTTSAFLDLVSEDFLRRLAGQLVKAGKPFLASLTYDGRAEFKPPAALDTDLCRALNDDQRTDKGFGPALGPDAADRAIELFEAMGYRVVRGTSDWRTGPGSDGFLREFLSGWVRVGRRAGLEEAALEAWWQDRQGQIAARRLSVTVGHIDFAAFP is encoded by the coding sequence ATGAGCGGGTTCTCATCCCAATGGCTTGCCCTGCGCGAACCGCTCGATCTTGCCGCCAGAAATGGCGATGTGGAGGCCGCTTTCCTGGACCGCCTGCCGGCAGGCCCCGTTCGCATCCTGGACCTCGCCAGCGGCGCGGGGTCGACGCCAGCCGCGCTTGACGACAAGTTTCGCCAGCGGGCCTGCTGGCTGCTGAGCGACCATGATCCGGACTTGCTCGAGGTAGCAGGGCTGCGCTGGCGGGAGGCCGCGCCGGGACGGGTGGCCCTCCGTCAGGTCGACCTTGCAAGTGACCTGGAAACCCTGCCGTTCGCTGATGTGGACGCGGTCACCACGTCAGCTTTCCTGGATCTCGTTTCCGAAGACTTTCTCAGGCGGCTCGCCGGTCAACTGGTGAAGGCCGGAAAGCCGTTTCTGGCGAGCCTGACCTATGACGGCCGGGCAGAATTCAAACCACCGGCTGCATTGGACACTGACCTGTGCAGGGCGCTGAACGACGACCAGAGAACCGACAAGGGCTTCGGGCCGGCCCTTGGGCCGGACGCCGCCGACAGGGCGATTGAGTTGTTTGAAGCAATGGGTTACCGCGTGGTCCGGGGGACATCCGACTGGCGGACAGGTCCGGGTTCGGACGGCTTCCTGCGGGAGTTCCTCAGCGGCTGGGTGCGGGTCGGCCGGCGGGCCGGGCTCGAAGAGGCTGCGCTGGAGGCATGGTGGCAGGACCGCCAGGGGCAAATCGCCGCCCGACGGTTGTCCGTCACGGTCGGCCATATCGATTTCGCGGCTTTCCCGTAA
- a CDS encoding glycosyltransferase family 4 protein has protein sequence MQRLWFAYPGDIDTPTGGYGYDRNIVAGLRELGWRVELLSLGEGFPFPSAATLAGAQRKLLALPKGALVVVDGLALGVMPEAAAAISEHLTLVALVHHPLCQENGLAEDRENALLVSETEALAHARQVIVTSPATARQVSDLIGVPADKIAVVFPGTPKPDAFERRPSGTARLLSVGTVVPRKGYDLLLEALAGLADLDWHLEIVGGLEADPACYRALLRQAQDLDLAARVTFRGAVRPADLAGFYQRADIFVLASRYEGYGMAYTEALAYGLPVIGSGGGAVRETLPKDAAIYCGTGNVDALQEALKLVICDQAERVRMTDAARIAAAVLPTWQDAAAQFAGMLREVAE, from the coding sequence ATGCAAAGGCTCTGGTTCGCCTATCCGGGCGACATCGATACGCCGACCGGCGGCTACGGTTACGACCGGAATATCGTTGCCGGCCTGCGCGAGCTCGGTTGGCGGGTAGAACTGCTCTCCCTGGGAGAGGGGTTTCCCTTCCCGTCGGCCGCGACACTGGCCGGCGCGCAGCGGAAACTTCTCGCGCTTCCGAAAGGGGCGCTCGTGGTCGTCGACGGCCTGGCCCTGGGCGTGATGCCGGAGGCCGCCGCGGCGATATCGGAGCATCTGACGCTGGTCGCCCTTGTTCATCATCCGCTGTGTCAGGAGAACGGCCTTGCTGAAGACCGGGAAAATGCCTTGTTGGTGAGCGAAACCGAAGCGCTGGCACATGCCCGGCAGGTCATCGTGACCAGCCCGGCGACGGCGCGGCAGGTCAGCGACCTGATCGGCGTCCCGGCGGACAAGATCGCCGTGGTTTTTCCCGGAACGCCGAAGCCCGACGCCTTCGAGCGCCGGCCGTCCGGAACCGCGAGACTGCTTTCGGTCGGCACCGTCGTGCCCCGCAAGGGCTACGACCTGCTGCTGGAGGCGCTTGCCGGGCTGGCGGATCTGGATTGGCACCTGGAAATCGTCGGAGGACTGGAAGCCGATCCTGCCTGCTATCGCGCCCTGTTGCGGCAGGCGCAGGATCTCGATCTTGCCGCGCGGGTCACCTTTCGCGGAGCGGTCAGGCCGGCTGACCTTGCCGGCTTTTACCAACGGGCCGATATCTTCGTGCTCGCCAGCCGCTACGAGGGATACGGGATGGCCTATACCGAAGCCCTGGCCTACGGGTTGCCGGTCATTGGCAGCGGTGGCGGTGCCGTCAGGGAGACCTTGCCGAAGGACGCCGCGATCTATTGCGGAACCGGAAATGTAGATGCGCTTCAGGAGGCATTGAAGCTTGTGATCTGTGACCAGGCCGAACGGGTGCGAATGACCGACGCGGCACGTATTGCCGCCGCAGTTCTTCCCACCTGGCAGGACGCCGCCGCGCAATTTGCCGGAATGTTGCGGGAGGTTGCAGAATGA
- a CDS encoding 6-pyruvoyl trahydropterin synthase family protein: MFAVEVRDHVMIAHSFKGELFGPAQALHGATFVIDAAFLAETLDENGVVIDIGRAHEALKQVLEPLNYKNLDAMPEFAGVNTTTEFLTKHIHDHLARSARDDRLGRPGSELSAIRVTISESHVARAWYEAGI, from the coding sequence ATGTTTGCTGTTGAAGTCCGTGACCACGTGATGATCGCTCATTCCTTCAAGGGAGAGCTTTTCGGCCCGGCCCAGGCGCTGCACGGTGCGACCTTTGTCATCGATGCTGCCTTTCTGGCCGAAACGCTGGATGAGAACGGCGTGGTGATAGATATCGGCCGCGCCCACGAGGCGTTGAAACAGGTCCTGGAGCCGCTGAACTACAAGAACCTCGACGCCATGCCGGAGTTTGCCGGCGTCAACACGACCACGGAATTCCTGACCAAACACATTCACGATCACCTGGCCCGGAGTGCGCGCGACGACCGCCTGGGCCGGCCGGGATCCGAGCTCAGCGCGATCCGCGTGACCATTTCGGAGTCCCATGTGGCCCGTGCCTGGTATGAAGCCGGGATCTGA
- the mdoH gene encoding glucans biosynthesis glucosyltransferase MdoH, with protein sequence MFKVFDMPIPAETSARMTARRIFFAGLLITSFAGLCALMAATLSPGGYGALDVFILLCFMVTLPWTIIGFWNAVIGLVVMRFAADPIRKVCPIETGDARSPLTSSTALLSCTRDEDTESLETNLGTMVSHLIRAGQADHFTLYVLSDTSMEDIADEEQQMAARLAARFQGQVEIVCRRRPQNTGYKAGNIEDFCDRWGDRHDYALVLDADSYMSAGAIIGLVKRMEANPKLGILQSLVVGLPTDSAFARIFQFGMRLGMRSYTIGSAWWQGDCGPYWGHNAILRLKPFKEHCRLPVMPGKGPLAGAILSHDQVEAVLMRRAGYEVRVLPLETGSYEVNPPHLLEFIRRDLRWCQGNLQYRRLLTLPGLKPVSRAQLVLAILMFLGSPAWIGFMSAAAILGMASDHTPYRTDTGVVLFFTILTMVFAPKLATVADVLARSDLRKAFGGPVRVLMSVGAEIVYAAMLAPIMAVAHTLFMGGLVFGKTTGWGAQARGVARLPVLLAIRKLWPQTLFGLAGLAWIAGQPIELVWPVIPVAIGPLLAVMVAVATSTKTLGTLAIRSTLWRIPEETAPPAELGELRLAALSDGHVSSATQGLVQGDANPVEA encoded by the coding sequence ATGTTCAAGGTCTTTGACATGCCGATACCCGCCGAGACATCCGCACGCATGACCGCAAGGCGCATCTTCTTCGCCGGCTTGCTGATAACCAGTTTCGCCGGCCTGTGCGCGCTGATGGCCGCAACGCTGTCGCCGGGCGGCTATGGGGCGCTCGATGTCTTCATCCTGCTGTGTTTCATGGTTACCCTGCCCTGGACCATCATCGGCTTCTGGAATGCGGTCATCGGGCTTGTGGTCATGCGGTTTGCCGCAGATCCGATCAGGAAGGTATGCCCGATTGAGACGGGCGATGCGCGCAGCCCCCTGACGAGTTCCACCGCCCTGCTCTCCTGCACCCGGGACGAAGACACGGAAAGCCTGGAAACAAACCTCGGCACCATGGTTTCGCACCTCATCCGGGCAGGCCAGGCGGATCATTTCACGCTCTACGTTCTCAGCGATACCTCCATGGAGGATATCGCCGACGAGGAACAGCAGATGGCGGCCCGCCTTGCCGCGCGGTTCCAGGGCCAGGTGGAGATCGTCTGCCGGCGGCGGCCGCAGAACACCGGCTACAAGGCCGGCAATATCGAGGATTTCTGTGACCGCTGGGGCGACAGGCATGATTATGCCCTGGTGCTGGATGCCGACAGCTACATGTCCGCCGGGGCGATCATCGGCCTGGTGAAGCGCATGGAAGCCAACCCCAAGCTGGGCATCCTGCAGAGCCTTGTCGTCGGGTTGCCGACCGACAGCGCCTTTGCGCGGATCTTCCAGTTCGGCATGCGGCTCGGCATGCGCTCCTACACGATCGGCAGCGCCTGGTGGCAGGGAGATTGCGGACCTTACTGGGGCCACAACGCAATCCTGCGCCTGAAGCCGTTCAAGGAACACTGCCGACTGCCGGTCATGCCGGGCAAGGGGCCGCTGGCGGGGGCGATCCTCTCCCACGACCAGGTGGAAGCCGTGTTGATGCGGCGTGCAGGTTACGAGGTGCGGGTACTGCCGCTCGAGACCGGCAGCTACGAGGTCAACCCGCCCCATCTGCTCGAATTCATCCGCCGGGACCTGCGCTGGTGCCAGGGAAACCTGCAGTACCGCCGGCTGCTGACACTGCCGGGTCTCAAGCCCGTCAGCCGTGCGCAGCTGGTGCTGGCTATCCTGATGTTCCTGGGATCTCCCGCCTGGATCGGCTTCATGAGCGCCGCCGCCATCCTCGGCATGGCAAGCGACCATACGCCGTACCGTACCGATACGGGAGTGGTTCTGTTCTTCACGATCCTGACGATGGTCTTTGCGCCCAAGCTGGCAACGGTTGCCGATGTTCTGGCGCGGTCCGACCTGCGCAAGGCCTTCGGCGGACCGGTGCGTGTGCTGATGAGCGTCGGCGCGGAGATCGTCTATGCCGCGATGCTGGCGCCGATCATGGCGGTGGCGCACACCCTGTTCATGGGCGGGCTCGTGTTCGGCAAGACGACCGGATGGGGTGCCCAGGCAAGAGGCGTCGCACGCCTGCCGGTCCTGCTCGCCATCCGCAAGCTCTGGCCGCAAACCCTGTTCGGGCTGGCCGGGCTTGCCTGGATTGCCGGGCAGCCGATCGAACTCGTCTGGCCGGTTATTCCCGTTGCCATCGGCCCGCTGCTGGCGGTGATGGTCGCCGTGGCGACCTCGACGAAAACGCTCGGGACCCTTGCGATCCGCTCGACCTTGTGGCGTATTCCCGAGGAAACCGCCCCGCCCGCCGAACTCGGCGAACTCCGCCTGGCCGCGCTGTCCGACGGGCACGTTTCGTCGGCGACGCAGGGTCTCGTCCAGGGCGACGCCAATCCTGTCGAGGCGTGA
- the ptsN gene encoding PTS IIA-like nitrogen regulatory protein PtsN yields the protein MDLSDLLGKDAVVAGLKAKSKKQAIQELSAKAAELTGLSEREIFDTLLQRERLGSTGVGHGIAIPHGKLTRLDRLVGVFAKLDKPVEFDSLDDEPVDLVFLLLAPEGAGADHLKALARIARQLRDGSVTKGIRGSSDAREIFDLLTQPLTSSNAA from the coding sequence ATGGATCTTAGTGATCTTCTGGGTAAAGATGCGGTCGTTGCCGGGCTGAAGGCCAAAAGCAAAAAACAGGCAATCCAGGAACTTTCTGCCAAGGCGGCAGAGCTGACCGGTCTTTCTGAACGGGAAATCTTCGACACGCTGCTCCAGCGCGAGCGCCTTGGATCTACCGGTGTCGGCCACGGCATCGCGATTCCCCATGGCAAGCTGACCCGCCTGGACCGCCTTGTCGGCGTATTTGCCAAGTTGGACAAGCCGGTGGAGTTCGATTCCCTCGATGACGAGCCGGTCGATCTGGTGTTCCTGCTGCTGGCGCCCGAAGGCGCCGGCGCCGATCATCTCAAGGCCCTTGCCAGAATCGCCCGCCAGCTCAGGGATGGTTCGGTGACCAAGGGCATCCGGGGATCGTCAGATGCGCGCGAGATCTTCGATCTCCTGACCCAGCCCCTGACCTCGTCCAACGCGGCTTAA